The Lycium barbarum isolate Lr01 chromosome 10, ASM1917538v2, whole genome shotgun sequence genome includes a region encoding these proteins:
- the LOC132613983 gene encoding uncharacterized protein LOC132613983, with amino-acid sequence MEIVESFPDLPVQDPPGEDFSASDLSWAKFGNEERQDDVAIIPYDRVDAFIIGECCNVEFPTRFHIERQRKRSRGSLKEYKPDEYLEYRLYWCSFGPENYGEGGGILPSRRYRLNTRNRAARPQSMRGCTCHFIVKRLYARPTLALLIYNNRRHVNKSGFVCHGPLDRDAIGPGAKKITYISNEIQQQTMSMIYLGIPEENVLAKHIEGIQRYCGSDAKVNSLAAQYVHKLGMIIKRSTHELDLDDQASIRLWVERNKKSVFFYQDASENDPFILGIQTEWQLQQMIRFGDRSLIAADSTFGIKKLKYPLCTLLVFDSRQHALPVAWIITRTIAKPDVSKWMKALHDRVRAVDPTWKVNGFLTDDAAAEIDPIREIFSCPVLFSLWRIRRSWLRNIIKKCSNIEVQREIFKRLGDLVYSIWDGSDPFVALEELCQDFVDQMAFLQYFKATWVPKFEMWLTTMRTLPLASQEASGAIEAYHVKLKFRLYDDSHLGALQRVDWLVHKLTTELHSSYWLDRYADESDSFQNVKEEYIATTSWHRALQIPDAAVSLDKSFAKVLSQKDSSIARLVWNPGSEFAHCDCEWSMQGNLCKHVIKLNMICGNLQSNRPSMSFQSFNDILVSMSRKPVDDSMALDLSTAWTHQMLDQIRKLVELNQSNDIGTIVNNMPLRWVAKKGRTSVGRPSALALPSSANNNSSSSAAKKRQKRKRLSRLH; translated from the exons ATGGAGATAGTTGAGTCCTTTCCTGATCTTCCCGTGCAAGATCCACCAGGTGAAGACTTCTCAGCATCTGATTTGAGTTGGGCCAAATTCGGAAATGAAGAACGTCAGGATGATGTTGCCATTATTCCTTATGACCGAGTTGATGCTTTTATCATTGGAGAGTGTTGTAATGTGGAATTCCCAACAAGGTTTCACATTGAAAGGCAAAGGAAAAGAAGCAGAGGCAGCTTGAAGGAGTATAAGCCTGATGAATATTTGGAGTACAGGCT GTATTGGTGTTCCTTTGGCCCTGAAAATTATGGAGAAGGTGGTGGTATTCTACCAAGTAGACGATATCGGCTTAACACTCGAAACCGTGCCGCTAGACCCCAGTCTATGAGGGGCTGCACTTGTCATTTTATAGTGAAGCGTTTGTATGCCCGTCCAACTCTTGCACTTCTTATATATAACAACAGGCGTCATGTTAACAAGTCCGGTTTTGTATGCCATGGGCCACTTGATAGAGATGCTATTGGCCCTGGTGCGAAAAAGATTACTTACATTAGCAATGAGATTCAACAGCAAACTATGTCTATGATCTATCTTGGCATTCCCGAGGAGAATGTTTTAGCAAAGCATATAGAGGGTATTCAACGTTACTGTGGTTCTGATGCCAAAGTGAACAGCCTTGCTGCTCAGTATGTCCACAAACTTGGCATGATTATTAAAAGATCTACTCATGAGTTGGATCTAGATGATCAAGCTAGCATAAGATTGTGGGTCGAGCGCAATAAGAAATCTGTTTTCTTTTACCAGGATGCATCAGAAAATGATCCATTCATCTTAGGTATCCAAACTGAATGGCAGTTACAACAAATGATTCGTTTTGGAGATCGTAGTCTCATAGCAGCTGATTCAACATTTGGTATAAAGAAACTAAAG TATCCTTTGTGCACACTTCTTGTGTTTGATTCAAGACAGCACGCCCTTCCTGTTGCTTGGATCATCACCCGCACAATTGCCAAGCCTGATGTGAGTAAATGGATGAAAGCTCTACATGATCGTGTCCGTGCTGTTGATCCAACATGGAAGGTCAATGGTTTTCTAACTGATGATGCTGCAGCAGAAATTGACCCCATAAG GGAGATATTTTCATGTCCGGTTCTATTTTCACTTTGGCGAATTCGTAGATCATGGTTGAGAAATATCATCAAGAAATGTAGTAATATTGAAGTTCAAAGAGAGATATTTAAGCGTCTAGGCGACTTAGTGTACAGCATTTGGGATGGAAGTGATCCTTTTGTTGCTTTAGAAGAACTTTGTCAAGATTTTGTTGATCAAATGGCCTTCTTGCAGTATTTCAAAGCCACATGGGTGCCTAAATTTG AAATGTGGCTTACTACAATGAGAACACTACCTCTTGCGAGCCAGGAAGCATCTGGTGCAATAGAAGCATATCATGTCAAGCTGAAATTCAGACTATATGATGATTCACATCTTGGGGCACTCCAGAGGGTTGATTGGTTAGTTCACAAATTGACAACTGAGTTACACTCTAGCTACTGGCTTGACCGGTATGCAGATGAGAGTGATTCCTTTCAAAATGTGAAGGAGGAGTATATTGCCACCACTTCTTGGCATAGAGCTCTGCAGATTCCCGATGCTGCTGTGTCCTTGGATAAATCGTTCGCAAAAGTTTTGAGCCAGAAAGATAGCAGTATAGCACGACTAGTTTGGAATCCTGGATCAGAATTTGCACATTGTGATTGTGAATGGTCAATGCAAGGAAATCTGTGCAAGCATGTCATTAAACTCAATATGATATGTGGGAATCTTCAATCAAATCGACCTTCTATGTCATTTCAATCGTTTAACGATATTCTAGTCAGTATGTCGAGAAAACCAGTGGATGATTCAATGGCACTGGATTTGTCAACAGCATGGACGCATCAGATGCTTGATCAAATTCGGAAGCTTGTTGAGCTAAACCAGTCTAATGATATTGGCACCATAGTAAATAATATGCCTTTGAGATGGGTTGCTAAGAAGGGCAGAACGTCTGTTGGTAGACCATCAGCTCTTGCTCTTCCCTCCAGCGCCAACAATAATTCAAGTAGTTCTGCTGCTAAAAAGAGACAAAAGCGGAAGAGATTATCAAGATTACACTGA